A section of the Cottoperca gobio chromosome 17, fCotGob3.1, whole genome shotgun sequence genome encodes:
- the LOC115023125 gene encoding integrin beta-1-like isoform X2, with product MDLRLLLIATLSAVLCGSWAQQEGSVCIKANAQSCGECIQVAETCGWCGDEKFLTVGESKSARCDDLESLKKRNCVVDKIENPRGSIDINKNKPVTNRKKDGAEKLKPEEITQIQPQKLTLTLRSGEPLTFELKFKRAEDYPIDLYYLMDLSFSMKDDLENVKNLGTDLMKEMQEITSDFRIGFGSFVEKTVMPYISTTPARLINPCTGNQNCTSPFSYKNVLTLTDKGDEFNRLVSQQQISGNLDSPEGGFDAIMQVAVCEDQIGWRNVTRLLVFSTDAGFHFAGDGKLGGIVLPNDGRCHLENNMYTMSHYYDYPSIAHLVQKLSDHNIQTIFAVTEEFQPVYKELKNLIPKSAVGTLSSNSSNVINLIIDAYNSLSSEVILENGRLPEGVSITYKSICKNGVEGTGENGRKCSNISIGDEVSFEISVESQKCPSNGKPEIIKIKPLGFTEEVEIVLNFICDCQCAAEGEQNSETCHHGNGTFECGACKCNDGRIGRVCECSKDEVRTEDLDANCRKDNGTDICSNNGDCVCGTCECKKRENPAEIYSGKYCECDNFNCDRSNNKLCGGHGHCECRKCICDANYTGSACDCSLETASCLAKNGQICNGRGTCECGICKCTNPKFQGPTCEICPTCPGVCAEHKDCVQCRAFEAGEKKDTCERDCSYFQLIKVKDRDKLPQPTDQSFPLTHCKERDANDCWFYYTFAIRNDTKEVYVVETLECPAGPDIIPIVAGVVAGIVLIGLALLLIWKLLMIIHDRREFAKFEKEKMNAKWDTGENPIYKSAVTTVINPKYEGK from the exons ATGGATCTGCGGTTACTTTTAATAGCAACGTTATCAGCGGTCCTCTGTGGCAGCTGGGCACAGCAAG AGGGAAGCGTATGCATCAAGGCAAACGCACAGTCGTGTGGGGAATGCATCCAGGTCGCCGAGACGTGTGGATGGTGCGGAGATGAA AAATTCCTCACTGTGGGTGAGTCCAAGTCGGCTCGCTGTGATGATCTGGAGTCcctgaaaaagagaaattgtgtcgtggacaaaattgagaacCCACGCGGAAGCATCGACATCAACAAGAACAAGCCCGTCACCAACCGCAAGAAGGACGGAGCTGAGAAGCTGAAGCCCGAGGAGATCACCCAGATCCAGCCGCAGAAACTCACTCTGACGCTCCGATCTG GTGAGCCCCTGACTTTTGAGCTGAAATTCAAGCGTGCTGAGGATTACCCCATCGACCTGTATTACCTCATGGACCTCTCCTTCTCCATGAAAGATGATTTGGAAAACGTGAAGAACCTCGGCACTGACCTCATGAAGGAAATGCAGGAGATCACCTCAGATTTCAGGATTG GTTTCGGCTCATTTGTGGAAAAGACAGTCATGCCTTACATCAGCACCACGCCAGCCAggctcatcaacccctgcacgGGGAACCAGAACTGCACCAGCCCCTTCAGCTACAAGAACGTCCTGACGCTGACGGACAAGGGAGACGAGTTCAATCGCCTGGTCAGCCAGCAGCAGATCTCAGGAAACCTGGACTCTCCAGAGGGGGGCTTCGATGCCATCATGCAGGTGGCAGTCTGTGAG GACCAAATCGGCTGGAGGAACGTGACTCGTCTGCTGGTGTTTTCCACCGACGCCGGTTTCCACTTTGCTGGAGACGGCAAACTGGGCGGCATCGTCCTGCCCAACGACGGGAGGTGTCACCTGGAGAACAACATGTACACCATGAGCCACTActat GACTACCCCTCCATCGCCCACTTGGTTCAGAAACTGAGCGACCACAACATCCAGACCATCTTTGCCGTCACTGAGGAATTCCAGCCCGTCTACAAG GAGCTGAAAAATCTCATTCCTAAATCAGCTGTTGGCACGCTGTCCTCCAACTCCAGCAACGTGATCAATCTCATTATCGATGCTTACAAT TCTTTGTCGTCTGAGGTCATTCTGGAAAACGGCAGGCTGCCAGAGGGAGTTTCCATCACCTACAAGTCCATCTGTAAGAATGGTGTGGAGGGAACCGGGGAGAACGGCAGGAAGTGCTCCAACATCTCCATCGGGGACGAG GTGTCTTTCGAGATTTCTGTTGAATCCCAGAAGTGTCCTTCGAACGGCAAGCCTGAGATCATTAAAATCAAACCGCTGGGCTTCACCGAGGAGGTGGAGATAGTTCTGAACTTCATCTGCGACTGTCAATGCGCCGCCGAAGGAGAGCAAAACAGCGAGACGTGCCACCACGGCAACGGGACCTTTGAGTGTGGAGCCTGCAA GTGTAACGACGGACGTATCGGGCGTGTTTGCGAGTGCAGCAAAGACGAAGTGCGGACCGAGGATCTGGATGCCAACTGCCGAAAAGACAACGGTACGGATATCTGCAGCAACAACGGCGACTGCGTCTGCGGCACCTGCGAATGCAAGAAGCGGGAGAATCCTGCAGAGATCTACAGTGGCAAGTACTGCGAGTGCGACAACTTCAACTGCGACCGCTCCAACAACAAGCTCTGCGGAG GACATGGGCACTGCGAGTGCAGGAAGTGCATCTGTGACGCAAACTACACAGGCAGTGCCTGCGACTGCTCCCTGGAGACCGCCTCCTGCCTCGCCAAGAACGGGCAGATCTGTAACGGCCGCGGTACTTGTGAATGTGGAATCTGCAAATGCACCAACCCCAAATTCCAGGGTCCGACCTGTGAGATCTGTCCCACCTGCCCCGGCGTCTGCGCTGAGCACAA AGACTGCGTGCAGTGTCGAGCATTCGAGGCCGGCGAGAAGAAGGACACGTGTGAGCGGGACTGCAGCTACTTCCAGCTGATCAAGGTGAAGGATCGCGACAAGCTGCCCCAACCCACAGACCAGAGCTTCCCACTGACGCACTGCAAAGAGCGAGATGCCAACGACTGCTGGTTCTACTACACCTTCGCCATTAGGAACGACACCAAGGAGGTCTACGTGGTGGAGACGCTGG AGTGCCCGGCAGGACCTGACATCATCCCcatcgtggcaggtgtggtagCAGGCATTGTGCTGATCGGCCTCGCCCTGCTGCTCATCTGGAAGCTGCTCATGATCATCCACGACCGCCGAGAGTTCGCCAAGTttgagaaggagaagatgaaCGCCAAGTGGGACACG GGTGAGAATCCGATCTACAAAAGTGCCGTAACAACTGTCATCAACCCAAAGTACGAAGGCAAATGA
- the LOC115023125 gene encoding integrin beta-1-like isoform X1, with the protein MDLRLLLIATLSAVLCGSWAQQEGSVCIKANAQSCGECIQVAETCGWCGDEKFLTVGESKSARCDDLESLKKRNCVVDKIENPRGSIDINKNKPVTNRKKDGAEKLKPEEITQIQPQKLTLTLRSGEPLTFELKFKRAEDYPIDLYYLMDLSFSMKDDLENVKNLGTDLMKEMQEITSDFRIGFGSFVEKTVMPYISTTPARLINPCTGNQNCTSPFSYKNVLTLTDKGDEFNRLVSQQQISGNLDSPEGGFDAIMQVAVCEDQIGWRNVTRLLVFSTDAGFHFAGDGKLGGIVLPNDGRCHLENNMYTMSHYYDYPSIAHLVQKLSDHNIQTIFAVTEEFQPVYKELKNLIPKSAVGTLSSNSSNVINLIIDAYNSLSSEVILENGRLPEGVSITYKSICKNGVEGTGENGRKCSNISIGDEVSFEISVESQKCPSNGKPEIIKIKPLGFTEEVEIVLNFICDCQCAAEGEQNSETCHHGNGTFECGACKCNDGRIGRVCECSKDEVRTEDLDANCRKDNGTDICSNNGDCVCGTCECKKRENPAEIYSGKYCECDNFNCDRSNNKLCGGHGHCECRKCICDANYTGSACDCSLETASCLAKNGQICNGRGTCECGICKCTNPKFQGPTCEICPTCPGVCAEHKDCVQCRAFEAGEKKDTCERDCSYFQLIKVKDRDKLPQPTDQSFPLTHCKERDANDCWFYYTFAIRNDTKEVYVVETLECPAGPDIIPIVAGVVAGIVLIGLALLLIWKLLMIIHDRREFAKFEKEKMNAKWDTQGNPIYKSPINQFQNPSFGNKGASL; encoded by the exons ATGGATCTGCGGTTACTTTTAATAGCAACGTTATCAGCGGTCCTCTGTGGCAGCTGGGCACAGCAAG AGGGAAGCGTATGCATCAAGGCAAACGCACAGTCGTGTGGGGAATGCATCCAGGTCGCCGAGACGTGTGGATGGTGCGGAGATGAA AAATTCCTCACTGTGGGTGAGTCCAAGTCGGCTCGCTGTGATGATCTGGAGTCcctgaaaaagagaaattgtgtcgtggacaaaattgagaacCCACGCGGAAGCATCGACATCAACAAGAACAAGCCCGTCACCAACCGCAAGAAGGACGGAGCTGAGAAGCTGAAGCCCGAGGAGATCACCCAGATCCAGCCGCAGAAACTCACTCTGACGCTCCGATCTG GTGAGCCCCTGACTTTTGAGCTGAAATTCAAGCGTGCTGAGGATTACCCCATCGACCTGTATTACCTCATGGACCTCTCCTTCTCCATGAAAGATGATTTGGAAAACGTGAAGAACCTCGGCACTGACCTCATGAAGGAAATGCAGGAGATCACCTCAGATTTCAGGATTG GTTTCGGCTCATTTGTGGAAAAGACAGTCATGCCTTACATCAGCACCACGCCAGCCAggctcatcaacccctgcacgGGGAACCAGAACTGCACCAGCCCCTTCAGCTACAAGAACGTCCTGACGCTGACGGACAAGGGAGACGAGTTCAATCGCCTGGTCAGCCAGCAGCAGATCTCAGGAAACCTGGACTCTCCAGAGGGGGGCTTCGATGCCATCATGCAGGTGGCAGTCTGTGAG GACCAAATCGGCTGGAGGAACGTGACTCGTCTGCTGGTGTTTTCCACCGACGCCGGTTTCCACTTTGCTGGAGACGGCAAACTGGGCGGCATCGTCCTGCCCAACGACGGGAGGTGTCACCTGGAGAACAACATGTACACCATGAGCCACTActat GACTACCCCTCCATCGCCCACTTGGTTCAGAAACTGAGCGACCACAACATCCAGACCATCTTTGCCGTCACTGAGGAATTCCAGCCCGTCTACAAG GAGCTGAAAAATCTCATTCCTAAATCAGCTGTTGGCACGCTGTCCTCCAACTCCAGCAACGTGATCAATCTCATTATCGATGCTTACAAT TCTTTGTCGTCTGAGGTCATTCTGGAAAACGGCAGGCTGCCAGAGGGAGTTTCCATCACCTACAAGTCCATCTGTAAGAATGGTGTGGAGGGAACCGGGGAGAACGGCAGGAAGTGCTCCAACATCTCCATCGGGGACGAG GTGTCTTTCGAGATTTCTGTTGAATCCCAGAAGTGTCCTTCGAACGGCAAGCCTGAGATCATTAAAATCAAACCGCTGGGCTTCACCGAGGAGGTGGAGATAGTTCTGAACTTCATCTGCGACTGTCAATGCGCCGCCGAAGGAGAGCAAAACAGCGAGACGTGCCACCACGGCAACGGGACCTTTGAGTGTGGAGCCTGCAA GTGTAACGACGGACGTATCGGGCGTGTTTGCGAGTGCAGCAAAGACGAAGTGCGGACCGAGGATCTGGATGCCAACTGCCGAAAAGACAACGGTACGGATATCTGCAGCAACAACGGCGACTGCGTCTGCGGCACCTGCGAATGCAAGAAGCGGGAGAATCCTGCAGAGATCTACAGTGGCAAGTACTGCGAGTGCGACAACTTCAACTGCGACCGCTCCAACAACAAGCTCTGCGGAG GACATGGGCACTGCGAGTGCAGGAAGTGCATCTGTGACGCAAACTACACAGGCAGTGCCTGCGACTGCTCCCTGGAGACCGCCTCCTGCCTCGCCAAGAACGGGCAGATCTGTAACGGCCGCGGTACTTGTGAATGTGGAATCTGCAAATGCACCAACCCCAAATTCCAGGGTCCGACCTGTGAGATCTGTCCCACCTGCCCCGGCGTCTGCGCTGAGCACAA AGACTGCGTGCAGTGTCGAGCATTCGAGGCCGGCGAGAAGAAGGACACGTGTGAGCGGGACTGCAGCTACTTCCAGCTGATCAAGGTGAAGGATCGCGACAAGCTGCCCCAACCCACAGACCAGAGCTTCCCACTGACGCACTGCAAAGAGCGAGATGCCAACGACTGCTGGTTCTACTACACCTTCGCCATTAGGAACGACACCAAGGAGGTCTACGTGGTGGAGACGCTGG AGTGCCCGGCAGGACCTGACATCATCCCcatcgtggcaggtgtggtagCAGGCATTGTGCTGATCGGCCTCGCCCTGCTGCTCATCTGGAAGCTGCTCATGATCATCCACGACCGCCGAGAGTTCGCCAAGTttgagaaggagaagatgaaCGCCAAGTGGGACACG CAAGGGAACCCCATTTACAAGAGTCCCATTAACCAGTTCCAGAATCCCAGCTTTGGGAATAAAGGCGCTTCTCTTTAG